Proteins from one Flavobacterium sp. N2038 genomic window:
- a CDS encoding Ig-like domain-containing protein — MKKTLLLFLLLLPFFGFSQDVLVQWNGPTNASPTITSSFTASVSAGNITGGTGISFSPVQWEGFRGTQWPTSFSIDDTKYFEVSASAKTGYKIKLNAFRFTYEKDGNGYVSRYQVRYSKNAFATSTLLIDEATASGKVTKSLDLSNITLYAGETLTLRIYGYKLKSNSDPNSPIFLANGNTAGSGTTPTITGTVSTYNPSNLNANDDIVTTQEKRAIAFDPLTNDTNYTGATMTYTQPPVSDGTVTNNNNILNFTPATNFKGTTSFTYTLTNGPKTSTATVYVIVTEITPRLIIWNGAIDKPKAVVTDPNLIGNDISAGGSGITLITNSGSNANYFNISNLKNTNALNLNKYVEVSVKPKPNYKLILSQFKFIYNSPTGSTGPTKYQVRYSTDPNFTDGGAILQGETTAVKNTDTEVIMNFPANVTATSLTDQTFYIRIYPYGVTDASNGYFKIKHDVGGELGPTITGIVDSSNLLTANPDTASTDNKTPVNIPILANDENYDSSTSITYTQPSIGGTVQINSNKEITFTPTAGYTGTTTFTYTLSNGTSYSSATVTVTVTAPPCIATLTPGINRWKGYVYTYTGNTPDMTTYVGSIAENANFDRNIDTGTIYGDPTVEADSFCGTAPSDRFYVRYLMQTATEAGTYNFTIGADDGVRLYIDNVLVTVNPTGSWGDHGYNKYTAQYTFNTAGTHTFMLEYYEKAGASRISFLYGLVKGDQSLPYGDNVWNVFGFTQADLNIDNIKTSYAGTYVDPSVNLNSESYWNKKLSPSSSSEWKGAPIQIDNFTLTHRRQGFPCGDYQVQVVNNDDVTEIRIDDVLIFTRTYSTGSVLVEDGKTYSLNKNSRVEIRLREDAGDANVNVKFIPVETIYNGTGNAPTGLTAITISGNTTLQSDIEVCSCTIKAGATLIIPADKTLTVNENITVAAGGKLLVQNGGSLLQNNTSKTMFSGDVNSFELQRTSAPVRRYDFTFWSSPVTAESKFTLKKLSPATLADKYYSYDTKTGAWKISYNGILVMTPGDGYIVRAPQNYNLDIPAVYNASFFGIPNNGEILVTPVATHSYLLGNPYPSAIDADKLIKINSLAGNDIGALYFWTHNSPPSDAVPGDAKYNYTVNDYAVYSLTGGVATGPAKTGGSQPTGKIAAGQAFFATPSTNVKVKFTNDMRIPANNKQFFKTDGSDENEKNRIWLNLTNAKGAFKQVLVGYVDGATNEWDMNYDGWTMSGNTYLDFYSINDDAKLTVQGRALPFEKTDLVPLGYVTSIAGDFTIAIDHVDGVFNNQAIYLEDKKSGQIIDLRAGNYTFTTAIGTFPDRFVLRYTNKTLGTDGFENIENGVLVSVKDKIIKVLSSKETIKEVSVYDITGKLLYDKKKVNSTELQLSNLQSGNQVLIVKVTLDNDFIVSKKIVLQ, encoded by the coding sequence ATGAAAAAAACTCTACTTTTATTTTTGTTGTTATTACCCTTTTTTGGATTTTCGCAAGATGTCCTTGTGCAATGGAATGGTCCTACCAATGCATCCCCAACTATTACGTCAAGCTTTACCGCTTCTGTATCAGCAGGAAATATTACTGGCGGAACCGGTATCTCATTTTCTCCTGTTCAATGGGAAGGCTTTAGGGGAACACAGTGGCCAACATCATTTAGCATTGATGACACCAAGTATTTTGAGGTTAGTGCTTCTGCAAAAACCGGATATAAAATTAAGCTTAACGCTTTCAGGTTTACTTATGAAAAAGATGGAAACGGTTATGTTTCCAGATATCAGGTACGCTATTCTAAAAATGCCTTTGCAACCAGTACTTTATTGATTGATGAAGCTACGGCCTCCGGCAAAGTCACTAAATCACTCGATCTTTCAAACATTACTTTATATGCGGGAGAAACTTTGACCTTGCGCATATATGGTTATAAATTAAAATCTAATAGTGATCCTAATTCTCCAATATTTCTAGCAAACGGAAATACAGCTGGTAGCGGCACCACTCCAACCATTACCGGAACTGTTTCAACTTACAATCCATCAAACCTAAATGCAAATGATGACATTGTAACTACTCAGGAAAAAAGAGCAATTGCTTTTGATCCGTTAACGAATGATACTAATTATACAGGAGCAACTATGACGTATACACAGCCTCCTGTTAGTGATGGAACTGTGACAAACAACAATAACATTTTAAATTTTACGCCAGCTACAAATTTTAAAGGTACTACGTCTTTTACATATACCCTTACAAATGGGCCTAAAACCTCTACCGCAACTGTCTATGTAATAGTTACTGAAATTACACCTCGTCTGATTATCTGGAACGGTGCAATAGACAAGCCAAAAGCTGTTGTAACAGATCCTAACCTAATAGGAAATGACATTAGCGCAGGTGGAAGTGGCATAACTTTAATTACAAATAGCGGCTCAAATGCAAATTACTTTAATATAAGTAATCTAAAAAACACAAATGCACTTAACTTAAATAAATATGTAGAGGTAAGTGTTAAACCAAAACCGAATTACAAACTAATTCTTTCGCAATTTAAGTTTATATATAACTCTCCTACCGGAAGCACAGGACCAACTAAATATCAGGTACGATATTCTACTGATCCAAATTTTACTGACGGAGGTGCAATTCTTCAGGGTGAAACTACCGCAGTAAAAAATACTGATACGGAAGTCATCATGAATTTCCCTGCTAATGTAACGGCAACGAGTTTAACCGATCAGACATTTTACATAAGAATATATCCTTATGGTGTAACTGATGCTTCAAACGGATATTTCAAAATAAAACATGACGTTGGAGGAGAATTAGGTCCAACAATTACAGGGATTGTAGATTCTTCAAATTTATTAACTGCAAATCCGGACACTGCAAGTACAGATAATAAAACACCTGTAAATATTCCAATTTTAGCAAATGATGAAAACTACGATTCTTCAACTTCAATAACTTATACACAACCAAGTATTGGAGGAACTGTTCAGATTAACAGCAACAAAGAGATTACTTTTACTCCAACAGCAGGGTATACAGGAACAACCACTTTTACCTATACATTATCTAACGGAACTTCCTATTCATCAGCAACTGTAACAGTTACTGTTACGGCTCCGCCTTGTATTGCAACTTTAACTCCGGGTATTAATCGCTGGAAAGGATATGTTTATACGTATACCGGAAATACTCCGGATATGACGACTTATGTAGGTTCTATTGCTGAAAATGCTAATTTCGATCGAAATATTGATACCGGAACCATTTATGGTGATCCCACAGTAGAAGCTGATTCCTTTTGCGGTACCGCGCCAAGCGACCGATTTTATGTTCGTTACTTAATGCAAACTGCGACCGAAGCCGGAACTTATAACTTTACTATTGGTGCAGATGATGGGGTGAGACTCTATATTGATAATGTTTTGGTGACAGTTAACCCAACAGGTTCATGGGGTGATCACGGGTATAATAAATATACGGCACAATATACTTTCAATACAGCAGGAACTCATACTTTTATGTTGGAATATTACGAAAAAGCAGGCGCTTCAAGGATATCATTTTTGTACGGATTGGTAAAAGGAGATCAATCTCTTCCTTATGGCGATAATGTGTGGAATGTTTTTGGTTTTACACAAGCTGATTTAAATATTGACAATATAAAAACCAGTTATGCAGGAACTTATGTTGACCCAAGCGTAAATCTGAATTCTGAATCATACTGGAACAAAAAATTATCTCCGTCAAGTTCTTCAGAATGGAAAGGTGCTCCAATACAAATAGACAATTTTACACTTACTCACAGAAGACAAGGATTTCCTTGTGGAGATTACCAAGTACAAGTCGTAAACAATGATGATGTAACAGAAATTCGAATTGATGATGTTTTAATATTTACGAGAACCTACTCTACCGGATCTGTTTTAGTAGAAGATGGTAAAACATATTCTCTGAATAAAAACTCAAGAGTCGAAATTCGCTTAAGAGAAGATGCCGGTGATGCAAATGTGAATGTAAAATTTATTCCGGTTGAAACTATTTATAACGGAACAGGTAATGCTCCAACTGGTCTAACCGCAATTACGATATCCGGCAATACAACCCTGCAATCGGATATTGAAGTTTGCTCGTGTACCATTAAAGCCGGAGCAACTCTTATCATTCCGGCCGACAAAACCTTAACGGTAAACGAAAATATAACTGTTGCTGCAGGAGGAAAACTTTTAGTGCAAAACGGTGGTTCGTTATTGCAAAATAATACTAGTAAAACCATGTTTAGCGGAGATGTAAATTCATTCGAACTACAAAGAACCAGTGCTCCTGTTCGTCGATACGATTTTACATTCTGGTCTTCTCCTGTAACTGCTGAATCTAAGTTTACGCTTAAAAAATTATCTCCAGCAACTTTAGCAGACAAATACTATAGTTACGACACTAAAACAGGAGCTTGGAAAATAAGCTATAACGGAATATTGGTAATGACTCCGGGTGATGGATATATAGTAAGAGCACCACAAAATTATAACTTAGACATTCCTGCTGTTTATAATGCTTCATTTTTTGGAATCCCAAATAATGGAGAGATCCTGGTAACACCTGTTGCGACACATTCTTATTTATTAGGAAATCCATATCCGTCAGCTATAGATGCAGATAAATTAATCAAAATAAACTCTCTTGCAGGAAATGATATTGGGGCTTTGTATTTCTGGACACACAACAGCCCGCCAAGTGATGCAGTTCCGGGCGATGCAAAATATAATTATACCGTTAATGACTATGCTGTTTATAGTTTAACGGGCGGAGTAGCAACTGGTCCTGCAAAAACGGGAGGAAGTCAGCCAACAGGAAAAATTGCTGCAGGTCAGGCATTCTTTGCAACTCCATCTACCAATGTAAAGGTGAAGTTTACCAATGATATGCGAATTCCCGCAAATAACAAACAATTTTTCAAAACTGATGGTTCTGATGAAAACGAAAAAAATCGTATTTGGCTGAATCTTACTAATGCTAAAGGGGCTTTTAAACAAGTTTTAGTTGGTTACGTAGATGGCGCAACAAATGAATGGGATATGAATTATGATGGATGGACAATGAGTGGCAATACCTATCTGGATTTCTACAGTATCAACGATGATGCTAAACTTACTGTCCAAGGACGCGCACTTCCTTTTGAAAAAACTGATCTTGTTCCGTTAGGGTATGTAACCTCAATTGCTGGTGATTTTACCATTGCAATTGATCATGTTGATGGA
- a CDS encoding regulatory protein RecX, whose translation MNSVITPKEALQKLEHFCAYQERCHDEVVSKLYSLKMTSDEIDLIVVQLIEGNFLNETRFACSFARGKHRIKFWGKIRITNELKMRNISSTNINLALKEISYEEYLETLDQLSERCWNSIIEKNTLKKRKKFCDYLLRRGYESNLVYDKVKEMEQN comes from the coding sequence ATGAATTCAGTTATCACTCCCAAAGAAGCTTTACAGAAATTAGAACACTTTTGCGCCTATCAGGAACGTTGTCATGATGAAGTGGTTTCAAAATTATATAGCCTAAAAATGACCAGCGATGAAATAGATCTAATTGTGGTTCAGTTAATTGAGGGTAATTTTTTAAACGAAACCCGATTCGCTTGTAGTTTCGCCAGAGGAAAACATCGCATTAAATTTTGGGGAAAAATCAGAATTACAAACGAATTAAAAATGAGAAACATCTCTTCGACAAATATTAATCTGGCACTTAAAGAAATTTCGTACGAAGAGTATTTAGAAACCCTCGACCAACTTTCAGAGCGATGCTGGAATAGCATTATCGAAAAAAATACGCTAAAAAAGAGGAAAAAGTTCTGCGACTATCTCCTCCGTCGTGGTTACGAAAGCAACTTGGTTTATGATAAAGTAAAAGAAATGGAACAAAATTAA
- a CDS encoding T9SS sorting signal type C domain-containing protein — protein sequence MIRKLLYSFLSIIFSNASKKKSFTVDLRLLCLGMFFVVSFVNTVEAQIWSNPITGANPSASNPYTTGQSVASNLSVSGIGRANVLGAVNAGNIYAASGWTNSNNINTNNYFEFTLTPNAGYEIDFTNFIYTGTNTNGPTRFALRSSLDNYLSNIGTSNSVGGTFDLSTYQNIASPITFRLYGYRNQNGGNFSVNDFEFNGSISCSNNITATGVTICQGGSGTISYGVGSTSLSGNTLTGSWNLGTDPVAYRPGGETTGPFNDTSTCLFISSEAKRSYVATTFQVSVTGNYTFKMTDSGAYDGIGYIYTGNFTPGDCAGGGAFVRGDDDDGAVGTEPKMVNVPLVAGTTYTLISTQFNLPAVNANFTWTITPPSGGGLITPSWYTTATSTSPITSVSPFNPVLFSTSGLTNTNTPGTTTYYVSFPSVTGCRTAVNFVINPLPTISGTLGVCVGFTTQLTGSATAAASTPWTSSLPAVATVSNTGLVTGVAAGTSVITYKNSNGCTQTATVTVSPVPTAATISGNTTVCQNSGSPNITFANPQTFPVTVTYNINGGSSTTVNIAASSVANIAVPTTTSGVFVYNLVSVANQSATTCSNAISGSATVRVNSIPTITLNKTDETCASSNNGTITPVLSGGLTNVRYIKLTQKYVNAAAWQQVAEIQAFEIFTGTNVALSTNGASATASSIYSNNPGIYGPQRAIDGSSASIWHSNSTNINEFIIVDLASGKNLDYLRIYNRADCCQERGQNMLLELLDASSNVIYSKTVDLFENIYGSHYIDVNVLDVSWGDPATTLNRTGLDVGTYTLNYSDAVGCSASSQATIATTNPNTSITTQPSVSAICAGSNTSFSVAASGVALTYQWELSTDGGTNFGPLSNGGVYSNVTSATMNITGATALMNGYRYRVVVTGTCSAVTSPGVALTVNSSPTVTSIATPTVLCIGGSLSMTTPTVTANGSAITAQGWQIETGVSSGAYTSLTLPYTVALADDGKAIRYSATSSCGITTSNLVTVTVNDKPTITSISAPAALCTGALLNMTTPTVTANGSAVSAQGWEIETGVSSGLYTGLTLPYTTTYADNSKTIRYSATNSCGTTTSNSVTVTVNTTPTVTSITAPAALCSGVLLNMTTPTVTANGSAVSAQGWQIETGVSSGSYTGLTLPYTTTYADNGKTIRYSATNGCGTTTSNSVTVTVNEKPTVTPITTPTALCTGGSLSMTTPTVTVNGSAVSAQGWQIETGVSSGAYTSLTLPYTVALADDGKTIRYSATSNCGITTSNSVTLKVNANPTAPVASPTQPTCAQPTGTITVSSPAPGAGISYGLDGTTFPNTTGVFTGLTDGVYTVYVKNGSGCIASATPITIASTGAIVWTGNTSTDWNTASNWLPAVVPGLGDCVLIPNTGAKNSVISTDVSVYSISVNNGGSLTVLSDKILTVTEGIIVGTSGSFIFENNSSLIQKSTSNSINIGNITYKRKSAPVRRYDFTFWSSPVKKESVFTLKKLSPLTLADKYYSYNTTTSAWKINNGGTLTMIPGDGYIVRAPQNFDLVATAIYPASFIGTPNNGDIEITPVADHSYLLGNPYPSALNAKEFIEYNSLAGNDVGALYFWTHNSPPSDAVSGDAKYNYTVNDYAVYSLVGGVATGPAKTGGSQPTGVIAAGQAFFATPSTNVKIKFTNDMRIGAGNSQFFKTKGSNETEQNRLWLNFTNAKGAFKQVLVGYVDGATNGWDTNYDGWTMSGNTYLDFYSINDADKLTIQGRALPFEKTDLVPLGYVTSIAGDFTIAIDHADGVFTSQAVYLEDKKTGQIIDLRAGNYTFNTAIGTFPNRFVLRYTNKTLGTGDFENIENGILVSSKDKTIKVQSSVEAIKEVTIFDVAGKLVYNKKKVTSNELQITNLQAANQVLLINITLENGFTTTRKVIFQ from the coding sequence ATGATAAGAAAACTACTTTACTCGTTTTTATCGATTATTTTTTCTAATGCTTCTAAGAAGAAATCTTTTACAGTTGATTTAAGATTGCTTTGTTTGGGGATGTTTTTTGTTGTTTCGTTTGTGAATACTGTTGAAGCACAAATTTGGTCTAATCCAATTACTGGTGCCAATCCAAGTGCCTCAAATCCGTATACAACGGGACAATCAGTTGCATCTAATCTATCTGTAAGTGGAATTGGAAGAGCAAATGTATTGGGAGCAGTTAATGCCGGTAATATTTATGCTGCTAGTGGCTGGACAAACAGTAATAATATTAATACAAATAATTATTTTGAATTCACATTAACGCCAAATGCTGGATACGAGATTGACTTTACTAATTTTATATATACTGGTACAAATACTAACGGACCAACAAGATTTGCATTGCGATCAAGTTTAGATAACTACCTATCAAACATTGGAACTTCGAATTCTGTTGGTGGTACTTTTGATTTGTCTACTTATCAAAACATTGCCTCACCAATAACTTTTCGACTTTATGGTTATAGAAATCAGAATGGTGGTAATTTTAGTGTTAATGATTTTGAATTTAATGGTAGTATTAGTTGCAGTAATAATATTACAGCAACAGGAGTAACAATATGTCAAGGTGGATCTGGAACTATTTCTTATGGAGTGGGGAGTACAAGTTTATCTGGGAATACACTTACAGGAAGCTGGAACTTAGGAACTGATCCTGTTGCATATAGACCAGGAGGTGAGACTACAGGACCATTTAATGATACATCTACTTGCTTGTTTATAAGCTCAGAAGCAAAAAGATCATATGTAGCTACAACATTTCAGGTTAGTGTTACGGGGAATTATACCTTTAAAATGACTGATAGCGGAGCTTATGATGGTATTGGATATATTTATACAGGAAATTTCACGCCTGGAGATTGTGCAGGAGGGGGTGCTTTTGTAAGAGGGGATGATGATGATGGCGCAGTTGGGACAGAACCAAAAATGGTTAATGTTCCTTTGGTTGCAGGAACAACTTATACTTTAATTTCAACTCAGTTTAATCTTCCAGCGGTAAACGCAAACTTTACTTGGACGATAACCCCTCCATCAGGCGGAGGTTTAATAACGCCAAGTTGGTATACTACAGCAACAAGTACATCACCAATTACATCGGTTTCACCTTTTAACCCGGTACTTTTTAGTACATCTGGGCTGACAAATACAAATACGCCTGGTACTACAACTTATTATGTCTCTTTTCCTTCAGTTACAGGATGTAGAACAGCTGTAAATTTTGTAATAAATCCACTTCCAACAATATCAGGGACATTAGGAGTCTGTGTAGGTTTTACTACACAATTAACAGGGTCAGCTACAGCGGCAGCTTCAACGCCATGGACATCGTCTTTGCCTGCAGTTGCAACTGTAAGTAATACTGGATTAGTCACAGGTGTTGCAGCAGGAACTAGTGTTATAACTTACAAAAATAGTAATGGCTGTACTCAAACCGCTACTGTAACAGTAAGTCCGGTACCTACAGCTGCGACAATAAGTGGCAATACAACTGTTTGTCAGAATTCAGGCTCTCCAAATATAACATTTGCAAATCCTCAAACTTTTCCTGTTACTGTTACTTATAATATTAACGGAGGATCAAGTACTACAGTAAATATCGCAGCAAGTTCTGTGGCAAATATTGCTGTACCAACAACAACTTCAGGAGTATTTGTTTATAATTTGGTTAGTGTGGCAAATCAGTCTGCAACAACTTGTTCGAATGCGATTTCAGGTTCAGCAACTGTAAGGGTAAATTCTATACCAACTATTACATTAAATAAAACAGATGAAACTTGCGCTTCATCTAATAATGGAACTATTACACCGGTTCTTTCCGGAGGACTTACAAATGTTAGATATATTAAATTAACGCAAAAATATGTAAATGCAGCTGCGTGGCAACAAGTTGCGGAGATACAGGCTTTTGAAATTTTTACAGGGACTAATGTCGCATTATCTACAAATGGAGCCTCTGCAACTGCAAGTTCAATTTATAGTAATAATCCTGGAATATATGGTCCGCAAAGAGCAATTGATGGGAGTTCGGCCAGTATATGGCATAGCAATTCTACAAACATTAATGAATTTATAATAGTTGACCTAGCTTCTGGAAAGAATTTAGATTATTTACGAATTTATAATCGTGCCGATTGCTGCCAAGAAAGAGGACAAAATATGTTGTTAGAATTACTTGATGCATCAAGTAATGTAATTTATTCTAAAACCGTGGATCTTTTTGAAAATATATATGGTTCACATTATATCGATGTGAATGTTTTAGATGTTTCTTGGGGAGATCCAGCGACGACTTTAAACAGAACAGGTTTAGATGTTGGAACATATACCTTAAATTATTCAGATGCGGTGGGTTGTTCTGCAAGTTCTCAGGCTACTATTGCTACAACTAATCCAAATACTTCAATTACAACTCAACCTTCAGTTTCGGCAATTTGCGCAGGAAGCAACACTTCGTTTAGTGTTGCAGCTTCAGGAGTAGCTTTAACATATCAATGGGAATTAAGTACAGATGGAGGAACAAATTTCGGCCCTTTATCTAACGGAGGAGTTTATTCAAATGTGACAAGTGCTACAATGAATATTACTGGTGCGACGGCTTTAATGAATGGATATCGATATCGTGTTGTTGTTACTGGTACATGTTCTGCAGTAACTTCGCCTGGAGTTGCTCTTACGGTTAATAGTTCCCCAACAGTTACTTCAATTGCAACACCTACTGTATTGTGTATAGGAGGATCTTTAAGTATGACAACGCCAACAGTTACTGCCAATGGTTCTGCAATTACCGCACAAGGATGGCAAATTGAAACGGGAGTTTCAAGTGGAGCGTACACAAGTTTAACTTTGCCATACACAGTTGCATTAGCAGATGATGGTAAAGCGATTAGATATTCTGCTACTAGTAGTTGCGGAATTACAACTAGTAATTTAGTTACTGTTACAGTAAACGATAAACCAACTATTACTTCTATTTCAGCTCCAGCTGCATTGTGTACGGGAGCATTATTAAATATGACAACACCTACAGTTACTGCAAATGGTTCTGCAGTTTCTGCACAAGGTTGGGAAATTGAAACAGGAGTTTCAAGCGGATTATATACAGGTTTGACTTTACCGTATACAACTACATACGCAGATAATAGTAAGACAATTAGATATTCTGCTACAAATAGTTGTGGAACAACAACCAGTAATTCAGTTACTGTTACAGTTAATACAACTCCAACGGTTACTTCAATTACGGCACCCGCAGCATTGTGTTCTGGAGTATTATTAAATATGACAACACCTACAGTTACTGCAAATGGTTCAGCAGTTTCTGCACAAGGTTGGCAAATTGAAACAGGAGTTTCAAGTGGATCATATACAGGTTTGACTTTACCATATACAACTACATACGCAGATAATGGTAAGACAATTAGATATTCTGCAACAAATGGTTGTGGAACAACAACCAGTAATTCAGTTACTGTTACAGTAAATGAGAAGCCAACAGTTACTCCAATTACAACACCAACAGCATTGTGTACAGGAGGATCTTTAAGTATGACAACCCCAACAGTTACTGTAAATGGTTCTGCAGTATCCGCACAAGGTTGGCAAATTGAAACGGGAGTTTCAAGTGGAGCGTACACAAGTTTGACTTTGCCATACACAGTTGCATTAGCAGATGACGGTAAAACGATTAGATATTCTGCTACTAGTAATTGCGGAATTACAACTAGTAATTCAGTTACTCTAAAAGTAAACGCAAACCCAACAGCACCAGTAGCATCACCTACTCAGCCAACTTGTGCACAGCCAACAGGAACTATTACAGTTAGTAGCCCTGCACCGGGAGCAGGAATTTCTTATGGTTTAGACGGAACTACTTTCCCAAATACAACAGGAGTATTTACCGGACTTACAGATGGGGTTTACACTGTTTATGTGAAAAACGGTTCTGGTTGTATTGCATCTGCAACTCCAATTACGATTGCATCAACTGGTGCAATAGTATGGACAGGAAATACAAGTACAGACTGGAATACAGCAAGTAACTGGTTACCGGCAGTAGTTCCGGGATTGGGAGACTGTGTTTTAATTCCTAACACAGGGGCAAAAAATTCGGTTATTAGTACTGATGTAAGTGTCTATTCTATCTCGGTAAACAACGGAGGTTCATTAACAGTTTTATCAGATAAAATTTTAACAGTTACAGAAGGAATTATAGTTGGTACAAGCGGTTCTTTTATTTTTGAAAATAATTCCAGTTTAATACAAAAAAGTACAAGCAACAGTATTAATATAGGAAACATTACATACAAACGTAAGTCAGCACCTGTACGTCGTTACGATTTTACGTTCTGGTCTTCTCCTGTTAAAAAGGAGTCTGTTTTTACACTAAAAAAATTATCTCCGTTAACTTTGGCAGATAAATATTATAGTTACAACACCACAACATCAGCATGGAAAATAAATAATGGTGGAACATTGACAATGATTCCGGGTGATGGTTATATTGTAAGAGCGCCACAAAATTTTGATTTAGTTGCTACTGCAATTTATCCTGCTTCCTTTATCGGAACACCAAATAATGGTGACATCGAAATAACACCGGTTGCAGATCATTCTTATTTATTAGGAAATCCATATCCATCTGCTTTAAATGCGAAAGAATTTATTGAATATAATTCCCTTGCAGGAAATGATGTAGGAGCCTTGTATTTCTGGACGCATAACAGCCCCCCAAGTGATGCCGTTTCTGGTGATGCAAAATACAATTATACGGTTAATGACTATGCTGTTTACAGCTTAGTTGGAGGAGTAGCAACTGGTCCTGCAAAAACAGGAGGAAGCCAGCCAACAGGAGTAATTGCTGCAGGTCAGGCATTTTTTGCAACTCCATCTACCAATGTTAAAATAAAGTTTACCAATGATATGCGAATTGGTGCAGGTAATAGTCAGTTTTTCAAAACCAAAGGTTCTAATGAAACGGAACAAAATCGTCTTTGGTTAAACTTTACCAATGCTAAAGGAGCTTTTAAACAAGTTTTAGTTGGTTATGTAGACGGTGCCACAAATGGCTGGGACACGAACTATGATGGTTGGACAATGAGTGGTAATACTTATCTGGATTTCTATAGTATTAATGATGCAGATAAACTTACTATTCAGGGGCGTGCACTTCCTTTTGAGAAAACTGATCTTGTTCCTTTAGGATATGTAACCTCAATTGCCGGTGATTTTACTATCGCAATAGATCACGCAGATGGAGTATTTACAAGTCAGGCAGTTTATCTGGAAGACAAGAAGACAGGACAAATAATAGATCTTCGTGCTGGTAATTATACTTTTAATACAGCGATAGGAACTTTTCCAAACCGTTTTGTTCTGCGTTATACCAATAAAACACTTGGAACAGGTGACTTCGAAAATATTGAAAATGGTATCTTAGTTTCTTCAAAAGATAAAACAATCAAAGTACAATCTTCTGTAGAAGCTATTAAAGAAGTAACCATTTTTGATGTAGCCGGAAAATTAGTTTATAATAAAAAGAAAGTGACTTCAAACGAATTGCAGATAACAAATTTACAAGCTGCAAATCAGGTTCTGTTAATAAATATAACCTTAGAAAATGGTTTTACGACAACCAGAAAAGTAATCTTTCAATAG